The proteins below are encoded in one region of Desulfovibrio sp. X2:
- a CDS encoding OmpA family protein: MARRGNNESGTVVGEEGSYLVSVSDMMSGLLFIFIITLMVFVINFNMQRIDAKKEQENLQEKYTELTDAREARAVLLRDLKRSLDTAGVEVSIDEDKGLLHIPEDVLFASGSAALPAQGARSLDVLSDRLSEVLPCYSGARDAPAPVSCGGAYRPGRLEAVFVEGHTDNVPMSSRGGIQDNWDLSTKRAVVTYRHMLERTPDLARFVNQDGAPLFGVSGYADTRPRIPHDTPVADAKNRRIDLRFLLAAPRADVH; the protein is encoded by the coding sequence GTCAGCGACATGATGTCCGGGCTGCTCTTCATCTTCATCATCACCCTCATGGTCTTCGTCATCAACTTCAACATGCAGCGTATCGACGCCAAGAAGGAGCAGGAGAACCTGCAGGAGAAGTACACCGAGCTGACCGACGCCCGGGAGGCGCGGGCCGTCCTGTTGCGCGACCTCAAGCGCAGCCTCGACACGGCCGGGGTCGAGGTCTCCATAGACGAGGACAAGGGGCTTTTGCACATCCCGGAGGACGTGCTCTTCGCCTCGGGCAGCGCGGCGCTGCCGGCGCAGGGCGCAAGGAGTCTCGACGTGCTCTCCGACCGCCTCTCCGAGGTGCTGCCCTGCTATTCCGGGGCGCGCGACGCGCCAGCCCCCGTCTCGTGCGGCGGGGCCTACAGGCCCGGGCGGCTCGAGGCCGTGTTCGTCGAGGGGCACACGGACAACGTGCCCATGTCCTCGCGCGGCGGCATCCAGGACAACTGGGACCTCTCCACCAAGCGCGCGGTGGTGACCTACCGCCACATGCTCGAACGGACGCCCGATCTCGCCCGCTTCGTCAACCAGGACGGCGCACCGCTGTTCGGGGTCAGCGGCTATGCGGACACGCGGCCCCGCATTCCGCACGACACCCCGGTGGCGGACGCGAAGAACCGGCGCATCGACCTGCGCTTCCTCCTCGCCGCGCCGCGCGCGGACGTACACTGA
- a CDS encoding EH signature domain-containing protein yields the protein MALRNALLGWSPPPFRCPATPVAMGRAEREVAKKLQGGGSTPPKPFELEEIYRELSRALDSHGTVRAAGRRALRLAPWVLFSYPTNRPGYLAAMPGVAQEYAAWLAPQSTCRPLLALLHALLLHYPRTLATFTDWLALLNERLASSDSPKLHLWQARRRDFGLLANDGPERVWRRLAADAAPVSELLDAMGLNGDLGTGRFAEQAFLGLLAHVARMMDDGRADAPLERLFAFAAPIGTGSEELLRFPLAREVAEGLLMPFARRRVPLSYKDRVRDFLLKRLGDPRMVSRGWQGVPEEAKAVIKGWLVENSLEDFFRILTATADPIWTYRRDFWRTYLQKGVITEAWVALGSKARSLAKRAFDGEYGELVGALGTQSVLLMRIGGLTIAEWSHSGACRIWLTPTGVTPDFYKLTYGAASLRGTPDEKIIHNGSERYRWQNRVARYIRNSTGITWP from the coding sequence GTGGCGCTCAGGAACGCGCTCTTGGGCTGGAGCCCGCCGCCTTTCCGCTGCCCCGCGACGCCCGTGGCCATGGGGCGGGCGGAACGAGAGGTTGCAAAAAAGTTGCAGGGCGGAGGTAGCACCCCGCCCAAGCCGTTCGAGCTCGAGGAGATCTATAGGGAGCTGTCCCGCGCCCTGGATTCCCACGGGACGGTCCGCGCCGCCGGACGAAGGGCGTTGCGCCTGGCTCCGTGGGTCCTCTTCAGCTATCCGACGAATCGTCCCGGCTATCTGGCCGCGATGCCGGGAGTCGCACAGGAATACGCCGCCTGGCTCGCGCCGCAAAGCACCTGCCGTCCTCTCCTCGCCTTGCTGCATGCCCTCCTCCTCCACTACCCGCGCACCCTGGCGACGTTCACCGACTGGCTTGCGCTCCTGAACGAGCGGCTCGCGTCGTCCGACTCGCCGAAGCTGCACCTCTGGCAGGCGCGCCGTCGGGATTTCGGCCTGCTCGCGAACGACGGCCCGGAACGGGTCTGGCGCAGGCTGGCGGCCGACGCCGCGCCGGTCTCCGAGCTCCTGGACGCAATGGGGCTGAACGGGGACCTCGGCACGGGCCGATTCGCCGAGCAGGCGTTTCTCGGCCTGCTTGCCCATGTCGCGAGGATGATGGACGACGGCCGGGCGGACGCGCCGCTCGAGCGGCTGTTCGCCTTCGCCGCGCCGATCGGAACGGGATCGGAGGAACTCCTGCGCTTTCCCCTGGCCAGGGAGGTCGCCGAGGGGCTGCTCATGCCCTTCGCCCGCCGCCGGGTCCCGCTGTCATACAAGGACCGGGTGCGTGATTTCCTTCTGAAGCGGCTCGGCGATCCCCGCATGGTGTCGCGCGGCTGGCAGGGCGTGCCGGAGGAGGCGAAGGCCGTCATCAAGGGCTGGCTGGTGGAGAACAGCCTGGAGGACTTCTTCCGCATCCTGACCGCCACGGCCGACCCCATCTGGACGTATCGGCGGGATTTCTGGCGGACCTACCTGCAAAAGGGGGTCATCACGGAGGCCTGGGTGGCGCTCGGCAGCAAGGCCCGGAGCTTGGCGAAGCGAGCCTTCGATGGCGAGTACGGGGAGCTCGTCGGCGCTCTTGGCACCCAATCCGTCCTCCTCATGCGCATCGGCGGATTGACCATCGCCGAATGGAGCCATTCGGGAGCCTGCCGCATCTGGTTGACGCCGACAGGAGTCACCCCGGATTTTTATAAACTCACTTACGGCGCTGCCAGCTTGCGAGGCACGCCTGACGAGAAAATCATACACAACGGTTCCGAAAGATATCGCTGGCAGAACCGGGTGGCCAGGTACATACGGAACAGCACCGGCATCACTTGGCCTTGA